From a single Lates calcarifer isolate ASB-BC8 linkage group LG12, TLL_Latcal_v3, whole genome shotgun sequence genomic region:
- the znf740a gene encoding zinc finger protein ZFP2 isoform X34: protein MSHLPSSSVRDHMKWAGLLGCEAVLSSMALMQASSMAAPPKKMMAPLGHGPPQREGPDRAPQSHMILPSGMSCPPLLIRKEGEFQAPRLLDEKEMRANEDMQQKKKNRKSVTPCKVREQEGRGGKGTGGDENGPSSKVQKNFICDHCYGAFRSGYHLKRHILIHTGEKPYACAVCDMRFIQRYHLERHSLIHTGVKPYACSMCDMRFFQRYHLERHRLTHTGVKPYACSMCDMRFFQRYHLARHSLTHTGVKPYACSMCDMRFFQRYHLARHSLTHTGVKPYACSMCDMRFFQRYHLARHTLTHTGVKPYACSMCDMRFFQRYHLARHSLTHTGVKPYACTMCDMRFIQRYQLERHSLTHTGVKPYACTMCDKRFFQRYHLARHSLTHMGVKPYACTMCDMKFFQRYHLARHSLTHTGVKPYACSMCDMRFIQRNHLERHSLTHTGEKPFACDMCDMRFIQRYHLERHKRVHSGEKPYQCERCQQNFSRTDRLLRHRRLCQGRSVAKVENQPCCEPRPYPQEPPPAPPTWSPLHPPPGRLAV, encoded by the exons ATGTCACATCTGCCCAGCAGCTCAGTCCGCGACCATATGAAATGG GCGGGACTGCTTGGCTGCGAAGCTGTCCTCTCCAGTATGGCCCTGATGCAGGCCAGCTCCATGGCTGCTCCGCCCAAAAAAATGATGGCTCCACTTGGCCATGGAccaccacagagagagggaccTGACCGTGCTCCCCAGAGCCACATGATCCTCCCATCTGGAATGAGCTGTCCACCCCTG CTTATCCGGAAGGAAGGTGAATTCCAAGCTCCCCGCCTGCTGGATGAGAAGGAGATGAGGGCCAACGAGGacatgcagcagaaaaaaaagaacaggaaaTCAGTGACGCCCTGTAAAGTGAGAGAACAAGAAGGAAGGGGAGGGAAG GGCACAGGTGGGGATGAGAATGGTCCATCATCCAAAGTGCAGAAAAACTTTATTTGTGATCACTGTTATGGAGCATTTAGGAGTGGATACCACCTGAAGAGACATATCCTCATTCATACAG GGGAGAAGCCGTATGCTTGTGCCGTTTGTGACATGAGGTTTATTCAGCGTTACCACCTGGAGAGACACAGCCTCATTCACACGG gggtgAAGCCGTACGCTTGTTCCATGTGTGACATGAGGTTTTTCCAGCGTTACCACCTGGAGAGACACAGACTCACTCATACGG GGGTGAAGCCGTACGCTTGCTCCATGTGTGACATGAGGTTCTTCCAACGTTACCATCTGGCAAGACACAGCCTCACTCATACTG gGGTGAAGCCATACGCTTGCTCCATGTGTGACATGAGATTTTTCCAACGCTACCACTTGGCAAGACACAGCCTCACTCACACGG gggtgAAGCCATATGCTTGCTCCATGTGTGACATGAGATTTTTCCAGAGATACCACCTGGCAagacacactctcacacatacgG GGGTGAAGCCATACGCTTGCTCCATGTGTGACATGAGGTTCTTCCAGCGTTACCATTTGGCAAGACACAGCCTCACTCATACTG GGGTGAAGCCGTATGCTTGTACCATGTGTGACATGAGATTTATACAACGTTACCAACTGGAGAGACACAGTCTTACTCATACAG gggtgAAGCCGTACGCTTGCACCATGTGTGACAAGAGGTTTTTTCAGCGCTACCACCTGGCGAGACACAGCCTCACTCATATGG GTGTGAAACCTTATGCTTGCACCATGTGTGACATGAAGTTTTTTCAGCGTTACCACCTGGCGAGACACAGCCTCACTCATACGG gggtgAAGCCGTATGCTTGTTCCATGTGTGACATGAGGTTTATTCAGCGTAACCACCTGGAGAGACACAGCCTCACTCATACGG GAGAGAAGCCATTTGCTTGTGACATGTGTGATATGAGGTTTATCCAGCGCTACCACCTTGAGAGACACAAGCGTGTCCATAGTGGGGAGAAGCCTTACCAGTGTGAACGGTGCCAGCAG aaCTTTTCTCGGACAGACCGGCTGTTGCGGCATCGGAGGTTGTGCCAGGGTCGCAGCGTAGCTAAAGTAGAGAACCAGCCATGCTGCGAACCGCGCCCTTATCCCCAGGAACCCCCACCCGCGCCCCCAACCTGGAGTCCCCTGCACCCCCCTCCAGGCCGGCTGGCGGTCTGA
- the znf740a gene encoding gastrula zinc finger protein XlCGF57.1 isoform X6, which produces MSHLPSSSVRDHMKWAGLLGCEAVLSSMALMQASSMAAPPKKMMAPLGHGPPQREGPDRAPQSHMILPSGMSCPPLLIRKEGEFQAPRLLDEKEMRANEDMQQKKKNRKSVTPCKVREQEGRGGKGTGGDENGPSSKVQKNFICDHCYGAFRSGYHLKRHILIHTGEKPYACAVCDMRFIQRYHLERHSLIHTGVKPYACSMCDMRFFQRYHLARHSLTHTGVKPYACSMCDMRFFQRYHLARHSLTHTGVKPYACSMCDMRFFQRYHLARHTLTHTGVKPYACSMCDMRFFQRYHLARHSLTHTGVKPYACTMCDMRFIQRYQLERHSLTHTGVKPYACTMCDKRFFQRYHLARHSLTHMGVKPYACTMCDMKFFQRYHLARHSLTHTGVKPYACTMCDKRFFQRYHLARHSLTHMGVKPFACTMCDMRFVQRYHLARHSLTHTGVKPYACTMCDKRFFQRYHLARHSLTHMGVKPFACTMCDMRFVQRYHLARHSLTHTGVKPYACSMCDMRFIQRNHLERHSLTHTGEKPFACDMCDMRFIQRYHLERHKRVHSGEKPYQCERCQQNFSRTDRLLRHRRLCQGRSVAKVENQPCCEPRPYPQEPPPAPPTWSPLHPPPGRLAV; this is translated from the exons ATGTCACATCTGCCCAGCAGCTCAGTCCGCGACCATATGAAATGG GCGGGACTGCTTGGCTGCGAAGCTGTCCTCTCCAGTATGGCCCTGATGCAGGCCAGCTCCATGGCTGCTCCGCCCAAAAAAATGATGGCTCCACTTGGCCATGGAccaccacagagagagggaccTGACCGTGCTCCCCAGAGCCACATGATCCTCCCATCTGGAATGAGCTGTCCACCCCTG CTTATCCGGAAGGAAGGTGAATTCCAAGCTCCCCGCCTGCTGGATGAGAAGGAGATGAGGGCCAACGAGGacatgcagcagaaaaaaaagaacaggaaaTCAGTGACGCCCTGTAAAGTGAGAGAACAAGAAGGAAGGGGAGGGAAG GGCACAGGTGGGGATGAGAATGGTCCATCATCCAAAGTGCAGAAAAACTTTATTTGTGATCACTGTTATGGAGCATTTAGGAGTGGATACCACCTGAAGAGACATATCCTCATTCATACAG GGGAGAAGCCGTATGCTTGTGCCGTTTGTGACATGAGGTTTATTCAGCGTTACCACCTGGAGAGACACAGCCTCATTCACACGG GGGTGAAGCCGTACGCTTGCTCCATGTGTGACATGAGGTTCTTCCAACGTTACCATCTGGCAAGACACAGCCTCACTCATACTG gGGTGAAGCCATACGCTTGCTCCATGTGTGACATGAGATTTTTCCAACGCTACCACTTGGCAAGACACAGCCTCACTCACACGG gggtgAAGCCATATGCTTGCTCCATGTGTGACATGAGATTTTTCCAGAGATACCACCTGGCAagacacactctcacacatacgG GGGTGAAGCCATACGCTTGCTCCATGTGTGACATGAGGTTCTTCCAGCGTTACCATTTGGCAAGACACAGCCTCACTCATACTG GGGTGAAGCCGTATGCTTGTACCATGTGTGACATGAGATTTATACAACGTTACCAACTGGAGAGACACAGTCTTACTCATACAG gggtgAAGCCGTACGCTTGCACCATGTGTGACAAGAGGTTTTTTCAGCGCTACCACCTGGCGAGACACAGCCTCACTCATATGG GTGTGAAACCTTATGCTTGCACCATGTGTGACATGAAGTTTTTTCAGCGTTACCACCTGGCGAGACACAGCCTCACTCATACGG GTGTGAAACCTTATGCTTGCACCATGTGTGACAAGAGGTTTTTTCAGCGCTACCACCTGGCAAGACACAGCCTCACTCATATGG GTGTGAAACCTTTTGCTTGTACCATGTGTGACATGAGGTTTGTTCAGCGTTACCACCTGGCAAGACACAGCCTCACTCATACGG GTGTGAAACCTTATGCTTGCACCATGTGTGACAAGAGGTTTTTTCAGCGCTACCACCTGGCAAGACACAGCCTCACTCATATGG GTGTGAAACCTTTTGCTTGTACCATGTGTGACATGAGGTTTGTTCAGCGTTACCACCTGGCGAGACACAGCCTCACTCATACGG gggtgAAGCCGTATGCTTGTTCCATGTGTGACATGAGGTTTATTCAGCGTAACCACCTGGAGAGACACAGCCTCACTCATACGG GAGAGAAGCCATTTGCTTGTGACATGTGTGATATGAGGTTTATCCAGCGCTACCACCTTGAGAGACACAAGCGTGTCCATAGTGGGGAGAAGCCTTACCAGTGTGAACGGTGCCAGCAG aaCTTTTCTCGGACAGACCGGCTGTTGCGGCATCGGAGGTTGTGCCAGGGTCGCAGCGTAGCTAAAGTAGAGAACCAGCCATGCTGCGAACCGCGCCCTTATCCCCAGGAACCCCCACCCGCGCCCCCAACCTGGAGTCCCCTGCACCCCCCTCCAGGCCGGCTGGCGGTCTGA
- the znf740a gene encoding zinc finger protein ZFP2 isoform X17: MSHLPSSSVRDHMKWAGLLGCEAVLSSMALMQASSMAAPPKKMMAPLGHGPPQREGPDRAPQSHMILPSGMSCPPLLIRKEGEFQAPRLLDEKEMRANEDMQQKKKNRKSVTPCKVREQEGRGGKGTGGDENGPSSKVQKNFICDHCYGAFRSGYHLKRHILIHTGEKPYACAVCDMRFIQRYHLERHSLIHTGVKPYACSMCDMRFFQRYHLERHRLTHTGVKPYACSMCDMRFFQRYHLARHSLTHTGVKPYACSMCDMRFFQRYHLARHSLTHTGVKPYACSMCDMRFFQRYHLARHTLTHTGVKPYACSMCDMRFFQRYHLARHSLTHTGVKPYACTMCDMRFIQRYQLERHSLTHTGVKPYACTMCDKRFFQRYHLARHSLTHMGVKPYACTMCDKRFFQRYHLARHSLTHMGVKPYACTMCDKRFFQRYHLARHSLTHMGVKPFACTMCDMRFVQRYHLARHSLTHTGVKPYACSMCDMRFIQRNHLERHSLTHTGEKPFACDMCDMRFIQRYHLERHKRVHSGEKPYQCERCQQNFSRTDRLLRHRRLCQGRSVAKVENQPCCEPRPYPQEPPPAPPTWSPLHPPPGRLAV; encoded by the exons ATGTCACATCTGCCCAGCAGCTCAGTCCGCGACCATATGAAATGG GCGGGACTGCTTGGCTGCGAAGCTGTCCTCTCCAGTATGGCCCTGATGCAGGCCAGCTCCATGGCTGCTCCGCCCAAAAAAATGATGGCTCCACTTGGCCATGGAccaccacagagagagggaccTGACCGTGCTCCCCAGAGCCACATGATCCTCCCATCTGGAATGAGCTGTCCACCCCTG CTTATCCGGAAGGAAGGTGAATTCCAAGCTCCCCGCCTGCTGGATGAGAAGGAGATGAGGGCCAACGAGGacatgcagcagaaaaaaaagaacaggaaaTCAGTGACGCCCTGTAAAGTGAGAGAACAAGAAGGAAGGGGAGGGAAG GGCACAGGTGGGGATGAGAATGGTCCATCATCCAAAGTGCAGAAAAACTTTATTTGTGATCACTGTTATGGAGCATTTAGGAGTGGATACCACCTGAAGAGACATATCCTCATTCATACAG GGGAGAAGCCGTATGCTTGTGCCGTTTGTGACATGAGGTTTATTCAGCGTTACCACCTGGAGAGACACAGCCTCATTCACACGG gggtgAAGCCGTACGCTTGTTCCATGTGTGACATGAGGTTTTTCCAGCGTTACCACCTGGAGAGACACAGACTCACTCATACGG GGGTGAAGCCGTACGCTTGCTCCATGTGTGACATGAGGTTCTTCCAACGTTACCATCTGGCAAGACACAGCCTCACTCATACTG gGGTGAAGCCATACGCTTGCTCCATGTGTGACATGAGATTTTTCCAACGCTACCACTTGGCAAGACACAGCCTCACTCACACGG gggtgAAGCCATATGCTTGCTCCATGTGTGACATGAGATTTTTCCAGAGATACCACCTGGCAagacacactctcacacatacgG GGGTGAAGCCATACGCTTGCTCCATGTGTGACATGAGGTTCTTCCAGCGTTACCATTTGGCAAGACACAGCCTCACTCATACTG GGGTGAAGCCGTATGCTTGTACCATGTGTGACATGAGATTTATACAACGTTACCAACTGGAGAGACACAGTCTTACTCATACAG gggtgAAGCCGTACGCTTGCACCATGTGTGACAAGAGGTTTTTTCAGCGCTACCACCTGGCGAGACACAGCCTCACTCATATGG GTGTGAAACCTTATGCTTGCACCATGTGTGACAAGAGGTTTTTTCAGCGCTACCACCTGGCAAGACACAGCCTCACTCATATGG GTGTGAAACCTTATGCTTGCACCATGTGTGACAAGAGGTTTTTTCAGCGCTACCACCTGGCAAGACACAGCCTCACTCATATGG GTGTGAAACCTTTTGCTTGTACCATGTGTGACATGAGGTTTGTTCAGCGTTACCACCTGGCGAGACACAGCCTCACTCATACGG gggtgAAGCCGTATGCTTGTTCCATGTGTGACATGAGGTTTATTCAGCGTAACCACCTGGAGAGACACAGCCTCACTCATACGG GAGAGAAGCCATTTGCTTGTGACATGTGTGATATGAGGTTTATCCAGCGCTACCACCTTGAGAGACACAAGCGTGTCCATAGTGGGGAGAAGCCTTACCAGTGTGAACGGTGCCAGCAG aaCTTTTCTCGGACAGACCGGCTGTTGCGGCATCGGAGGTTGTGCCAGGGTCGCAGCGTAGCTAAAGTAGAGAACCAGCCATGCTGCGAACCGCGCCCTTATCCCCAGGAACCCCCACCCGCGCCCCCAACCTGGAGTCCCCTGCACCCCCCTCCAGGCCGGCTGGCGGTCTGA
- the znf740a gene encoding gastrula zinc finger protein XlCGF57.1 isoform X21, translated as MSHLPSSSVRDHMKWAGLLGCEAVLSSMALMQASSMAAPPKKMMAPLGHGPPQREGPDRAPQSHMILPSGMSCPPLLIRKEGEFQAPRLLDEKEMRANEDMQQKKKNRKSVTPCKVREQEGRGGKGTGGDENGPSSKVQKNFICDHCYGAFRSGYHLKRHILIHTGEKPYACAVCDMRFIQRYHLERHSLIHTGVKPYACSMCDMRFFQRYHLARHSLTHTGVKPYACSMCDMRFFQRYHLARHTLTHTGVKPYACSMCDMRFFQRYHLARHSLTHTGVKPYACTMCDMRFIQRYQLERHSLTHTGVKPYACTMCDKRFFQRYHLARHSLTHMGVKPYACTMCDMKFFQRYHLARHSLTHTGVKPYACTMCDKRFFQRYHLARHSLTHMGVKPFACTMCDMRFVQRYHLARHSLTHTGVKPYACTMCDKRFFQRYHLARHSLTHMGVKPFACTMCDMRFVQRYHLARHSLTHTGVKPYACSMCDMRFIQRNHLERHSLTHTGEKPFACDMCDMRFIQRYHLERHKRVHSGEKPYQCERCQQNFSRTDRLLRHRRLCQGRSVAKVENQPCCEPRPYPQEPPPAPPTWSPLHPPPGRLAV; from the exons ATGTCACATCTGCCCAGCAGCTCAGTCCGCGACCATATGAAATGG GCGGGACTGCTTGGCTGCGAAGCTGTCCTCTCCAGTATGGCCCTGATGCAGGCCAGCTCCATGGCTGCTCCGCCCAAAAAAATGATGGCTCCACTTGGCCATGGAccaccacagagagagggaccTGACCGTGCTCCCCAGAGCCACATGATCCTCCCATCTGGAATGAGCTGTCCACCCCTG CTTATCCGGAAGGAAGGTGAATTCCAAGCTCCCCGCCTGCTGGATGAGAAGGAGATGAGGGCCAACGAGGacatgcagcagaaaaaaaagaacaggaaaTCAGTGACGCCCTGTAAAGTGAGAGAACAAGAAGGAAGGGGAGGGAAG GGCACAGGTGGGGATGAGAATGGTCCATCATCCAAAGTGCAGAAAAACTTTATTTGTGATCACTGTTATGGAGCATTTAGGAGTGGATACCACCTGAAGAGACATATCCTCATTCATACAG GGGAGAAGCCGTATGCTTGTGCCGTTTGTGACATGAGGTTTATTCAGCGTTACCACCTGGAGAGACACAGCCTCATTCACACGG GGGTGAAGCCGTACGCTTGCTCCATGTGTGACATGAGGTTCTTCCAACGTTACCATCTGGCAAGACACAGCCTCACTCATACTG gggtgAAGCCATATGCTTGCTCCATGTGTGACATGAGATTTTTCCAGAGATACCACCTGGCAagacacactctcacacatacgG GGGTGAAGCCATACGCTTGCTCCATGTGTGACATGAGGTTCTTCCAGCGTTACCATTTGGCAAGACACAGCCTCACTCATACTG GGGTGAAGCCGTATGCTTGTACCATGTGTGACATGAGATTTATACAACGTTACCAACTGGAGAGACACAGTCTTACTCATACAG gggtgAAGCCGTACGCTTGCACCATGTGTGACAAGAGGTTTTTTCAGCGCTACCACCTGGCGAGACACAGCCTCACTCATATGG GTGTGAAACCTTATGCTTGCACCATGTGTGACATGAAGTTTTTTCAGCGTTACCACCTGGCGAGACACAGCCTCACTCATACGG GTGTGAAACCTTATGCTTGCACCATGTGTGACAAGAGGTTTTTTCAGCGCTACCACCTGGCAAGACACAGCCTCACTCATATGG GTGTGAAACCTTTTGCTTGTACCATGTGTGACATGAGGTTTGTTCAGCGTTACCACCTGGCAAGACACAGCCTCACTCATACGG GTGTGAAACCTTATGCTTGCACCATGTGTGACAAGAGGTTTTTTCAGCGCTACCACCTGGCAAGACACAGCCTCACTCATATGG GTGTGAAACCTTTTGCTTGTACCATGTGTGACATGAGGTTTGTTCAGCGTTACCACCTGGCGAGACACAGCCTCACTCATACGG gggtgAAGCCGTATGCTTGTTCCATGTGTGACATGAGGTTTATTCAGCGTAACCACCTGGAGAGACACAGCCTCACTCATACGG GAGAGAAGCCATTTGCTTGTGACATGTGTGATATGAGGTTTATCCAGCGCTACCACCTTGAGAGACACAAGCGTGTCCATAGTGGGGAGAAGCCTTACCAGTGTGAACGGTGCCAGCAG aaCTTTTCTCGGACAGACCGGCTGTTGCGGCATCGGAGGTTGTGCCAGGGTCGCAGCGTAGCTAAAGTAGAGAACCAGCCATGCTGCGAACCGCGCCCTTATCCCCAGGAACCCCCACCCGCGCCCCCAACCTGGAGTCCCCTGCACCCCCCTCCAGGCCGGCTGGCGGTCTGA
- the znf740a gene encoding gastrula zinc finger protein XlCGF57.1 isoform X23, which yields MSHLPSSSVRDHMKWAGLLGCEAVLSSMALMQASSMAAPPKKMMAPLGHGPPQREGPDRAPQSHMILPSGMSCPPLLIRKEGEFQAPRLLDEKEMRANEDMQQKKKNRKSVTPCKGTGGDENGPSSKVQKNFICDHCYGAFRSGYHLKRHILIHTGVKPYACSMCDMRFFQRYHLARHSLTHTGVKPYACSMCDMRFFQRYHLARHSLTHTGVKPYACSMCDMRFFQRYHLARHTLTHTGVKPYACSMCDMRFFQRYHLARHSLTHTGVKPYACTMCDMRFIQRYQLERHSLTHTGVKPYACTMCDKRFFQRYHLARHSLTHMGVKPYACTMCDMKFFQRYHLARHSLTHTGVKPYACTMCDKRFFQRYHLARHSLTHMGVKPFACTMCDMRFVQRYHLARHSLTHTGVKPYACTMCDKRFFQRYHLARHSLTHMGVKPFACTMCDMRFVQRYHLARHSLTHTGVKPYACSMCDMRFIQRNHLERHSLTHTGEKPFACDMCDMRFIQRYHLERHKRVHSGEKPYQCERCQQNFSRTDRLLRHRRLCQGRSVAKVENQPCCEPRPYPQEPPPAPPTWSPLHPPPGRLAV from the exons ATGTCACATCTGCCCAGCAGCTCAGTCCGCGACCATATGAAATGG GCGGGACTGCTTGGCTGCGAAGCTGTCCTCTCCAGTATGGCCCTGATGCAGGCCAGCTCCATGGCTGCTCCGCCCAAAAAAATGATGGCTCCACTTGGCCATGGAccaccacagagagagggaccTGACCGTGCTCCCCAGAGCCACATGATCCTCCCATCTGGAATGAGCTGTCCACCCCTG CTTATCCGGAAGGAAGGTGAATTCCAAGCTCCCCGCCTGCTGGATGAGAAGGAGATGAGGGCCAACGAGGacatgcagcagaaaaaaaagaacaggaaaTCAGTGACGCCCTGTAAA GGCACAGGTGGGGATGAGAATGGTCCATCATCCAAAGTGCAGAAAAACTTTATTTGTGATCACTGTTATGGAGCATTTAGGAGTGGATACCACCTGAAGAGACATATCCTCATTCATACAG GGGTGAAGCCGTACGCTTGCTCCATGTGTGACATGAGGTTCTTCCAACGTTACCATCTGGCAAGACACAGCCTCACTCATACTG gGGTGAAGCCATACGCTTGCTCCATGTGTGACATGAGATTTTTCCAACGCTACCACTTGGCAAGACACAGCCTCACTCACACGG gggtgAAGCCATATGCTTGCTCCATGTGTGACATGAGATTTTTCCAGAGATACCACCTGGCAagacacactctcacacatacgG GGGTGAAGCCATACGCTTGCTCCATGTGTGACATGAGGTTCTTCCAGCGTTACCATTTGGCAAGACACAGCCTCACTCATACTG GGGTGAAGCCGTATGCTTGTACCATGTGTGACATGAGATTTATACAACGTTACCAACTGGAGAGACACAGTCTTACTCATACAG gggtgAAGCCGTACGCTTGCACCATGTGTGACAAGAGGTTTTTTCAGCGCTACCACCTGGCGAGACACAGCCTCACTCATATGG GTGTGAAACCTTATGCTTGCACCATGTGTGACATGAAGTTTTTTCAGCGTTACCACCTGGCGAGACACAGCCTCACTCATACGG GTGTGAAACCTTATGCTTGCACCATGTGTGACAAGAGGTTTTTTCAGCGCTACCACCTGGCAAGACACAGCCTCACTCATATGG GTGTGAAACCTTTTGCTTGTACCATGTGTGACATGAGGTTTGTTCAGCGTTACCACCTGGCAAGACACAGCCTCACTCATACGG GTGTGAAACCTTATGCTTGCACCATGTGTGACAAGAGGTTTTTTCAGCGCTACCACCTGGCAAGACACAGCCTCACTCATATGG GTGTGAAACCTTTTGCTTGTACCATGTGTGACATGAGGTTTGTTCAGCGTTACCACCTGGCGAGACACAGCCTCACTCATACGG gggtgAAGCCGTATGCTTGTTCCATGTGTGACATGAGGTTTATTCAGCGTAACCACCTGGAGAGACACAGCCTCACTCATACGG GAGAGAAGCCATTTGCTTGTGACATGTGTGATATGAGGTTTATCCAGCGCTACCACCTTGAGAGACACAAGCGTGTCCATAGTGGGGAGAAGCCTTACCAGTGTGAACGGTGCCAGCAG aaCTTTTCTCGGACAGACCGGCTGTTGCGGCATCGGAGGTTGTGCCAGGGTCGCAGCGTAGCTAAAGTAGAGAACCAGCCATGCTGCGAACCGCGCCCTTATCCCCAGGAACCCCCACCCGCGCCCCCAACCTGGAGTCCCCTGCACCCCCCTCCAGGCCGGCTGGCGGTCTGA
- the znf740a gene encoding zinc finger protein ZFP2 isoform X38: MSHLPSSSVRDHMKWAGLLGCEAVLSSMALMQASSMAAPPKKMMAPLGHGPPQREGPDRAPQSHMILPSGMSCPPLLIRKEGEFQAPRLLDEKEMRANEDMQQKKKNRKSVTPCKVREQEGRGGKGTGGDENGPSSKVQKNFICDHCYGAFRSGYHLKRHILIHTGEKPYACAVCDMRFIQRYHLERHSLIHTGVKPYACSMCDMRFFQRYHLERHRLTHTGVKPYACSMCDMRFFQRYHLARHSLTHTGVKPYACSMCDMRFFQRYHLARHSLTHTGVKPYACSMCDMRFFQRYHLARHTLTHTGVKPYACSMCDMRFFQRYHLARHSLTHTGVKPYACTMCDMRFIQRYQLERHSLTHTGVKPYACTMCDKRFFQRYHLARHSLTHMGVKPYACTMCDKRFFQRYHLARHSLTHMGVKPYACSMCDMRFIQRNHLERHSLTHTGEKPFACDMCDMRFIQRYHLERHKRVHSGEKPYQCERCQQNFSRTDRLLRHRRLCQGRSVAKVENQPCCEPRPYPQEPPPAPPTWSPLHPPPGRLAV, translated from the exons ATGTCACATCTGCCCAGCAGCTCAGTCCGCGACCATATGAAATGG GCGGGACTGCTTGGCTGCGAAGCTGTCCTCTCCAGTATGGCCCTGATGCAGGCCAGCTCCATGGCTGCTCCGCCCAAAAAAATGATGGCTCCACTTGGCCATGGAccaccacagagagagggaccTGACCGTGCTCCCCAGAGCCACATGATCCTCCCATCTGGAATGAGCTGTCCACCCCTG CTTATCCGGAAGGAAGGTGAATTCCAAGCTCCCCGCCTGCTGGATGAGAAGGAGATGAGGGCCAACGAGGacatgcagcagaaaaaaaagaacaggaaaTCAGTGACGCCCTGTAAAGTGAGAGAACAAGAAGGAAGGGGAGGGAAG GGCACAGGTGGGGATGAGAATGGTCCATCATCCAAAGTGCAGAAAAACTTTATTTGTGATCACTGTTATGGAGCATTTAGGAGTGGATACCACCTGAAGAGACATATCCTCATTCATACAG GGGAGAAGCCGTATGCTTGTGCCGTTTGTGACATGAGGTTTATTCAGCGTTACCACCTGGAGAGACACAGCCTCATTCACACGG gggtgAAGCCGTACGCTTGTTCCATGTGTGACATGAGGTTTTTCCAGCGTTACCACCTGGAGAGACACAGACTCACTCATACGG GGGTGAAGCCGTACGCTTGCTCCATGTGTGACATGAGGTTCTTCCAACGTTACCATCTGGCAAGACACAGCCTCACTCATACTG gGGTGAAGCCATACGCTTGCTCCATGTGTGACATGAGATTTTTCCAACGCTACCACTTGGCAAGACACAGCCTCACTCACACGG gggtgAAGCCATATGCTTGCTCCATGTGTGACATGAGATTTTTCCAGAGATACCACCTGGCAagacacactctcacacatacgG GGGTGAAGCCATACGCTTGCTCCATGTGTGACATGAGGTTCTTCCAGCGTTACCATTTGGCAAGACACAGCCTCACTCATACTG GGGTGAAGCCGTATGCTTGTACCATGTGTGACATGAGATTTATACAACGTTACCAACTGGAGAGACACAGTCTTACTCATACAG gggtgAAGCCGTACGCTTGCACCATGTGTGACAAGAGGTTTTTTCAGCGCTACCACCTGGCGAGACACAGCCTCACTCATATGG GTGTGAAACCTTATGCTTGCACCATGTGTGACAAGAGGTTTTTTCAGCGCTACCACCTGGCAAGACACAGCCTCACTCATATGG gggtgAAGCCGTATGCTTGTTCCATGTGTGACATGAGGTTTATTCAGCGTAACCACCTGGAGAGACACAGCCTCACTCATACGG GAGAGAAGCCATTTGCTTGTGACATGTGTGATATGAGGTTTATCCAGCGCTACCACCTTGAGAGACACAAGCGTGTCCATAGTGGGGAGAAGCCTTACCAGTGTGAACGGTGCCAGCAG aaCTTTTCTCGGACAGACCGGCTGTTGCGGCATCGGAGGTTGTGCCAGGGTCGCAGCGTAGCTAAAGTAGAGAACCAGCCATGCTGCGAACCGCGCCCTTATCCCCAGGAACCCCCACCCGCGCCCCCAACCTGGAGTCCCCTGCACCCCCCTCCAGGCCGGCTGGCGGTCTGA